Proteins encoded within one genomic window of Candidatus Wallbacteria bacterium:
- a CDS encoding 3D domain-containing protein produces the protein MKSFLSLIIAALVLSLPVAAEPLIIKVRTQGMEKKPAQEHPVAAASMAPCQSAAPIVIHVTRRMPVLPAKESSNPLYANLSRFIKIHGQIPTLYHTVEERHFDDYRIQEIVDKQNRTISVCKDNFYRALCRQGSGILEDGRAVSIVGKNQFHVLPKNCLGITSSGNPVIPFHTLAVDPEKMPLGSVYYIPRTRGLKLPDGSTHDGFWFAHDTGAAFRGSGQCRIDLYVGNSEGINFMGKHGIRSFRVLQVYKVDDSTRRLIYDKYRVALSKVRK, from the coding sequence ATGAAAAGTTTTCTTTCACTGATTATCGCCGCATTGGTTCTGTCCCTGCCTGTTGCAGCGGAACCTCTGATCATTAAAGTGAGAACACAGGGAATGGAGAAAAAACCTGCGCAGGAACATCCGGTCGCTGCTGCTTCTATGGCTCCCTGCCAGTCTGCTGCACCTATTGTAATCCATGTGACCAGACGGATGCCCGTCCTTCCAGCAAAAGAGTCTTCCAATCCTCTCTATGCAAATCTATCCAGATTTATCAAGATCCATGGCCAGATCCCTACTTTATATCATACCGTAGAAGAGCGTCATTTCGACGATTACCGCATCCAGGAAATTGTAGACAAGCAGAATCGTACGATCTCAGTCTGCAAAGACAATTTTTACCGTGCCCTCTGCAGGCAGGGTTCAGGGATCCTGGAAGACGGACGCGCAGTGAGCATCGTCGGCAAGAATCAGTTCCATGTGCTGCCTAAAAACTGTCTGGGTATCACTTCCAGCGGCAATCCAGTAATCCCATTTCATACCCTGGCTGTAGATCCCGAGAAAATGCCTCTGGGAAGCGTTTATTACATTCCACGCACCAGAGGGCTGAAGCTTCCGGACGGTTCCACTCATGACGGATTCTGGTTCGCCCATGACACAGGTGCTGCTTTCCGCGGATCCGGTCAATGCCGGATCGATCTATATGTAGGAAACAGCGAGGGTATCAATTTCATGGGAAAACACGGAATCAGGTCCTTCCGCGTCCTGCAGGTTTATAAAGTTGACGATTCCACCAGAAGGCTGATTTACGATAAATACAGAGTAGCCTTATCCAAAGTCAGAAAATAA
- a CDS encoding polysaccharide deacetylase family protein codes for MIKFAILSVVFLALSLSAKAGNCEIPFSWTDCSVSEPVRDSEPGWVSEEEFPLETALKSEKLPSLRQRLPGISIKGFKTDIYLQSKKYAGVFYIGLDTVEKVVALTFDDGPDRVCTPEILKILKKYDVRATFFLIGENMVGNGEIVKQIAGEGHSIGCHTFNHLDLRKVSPELALKNIRKWQDLALNILGSRPDFIRPPFGAITDREIDFLGRKGYRIIGWSVDTFDWDSQRNSIANIKSRVDRYMHKGAIILMHSSDRRTLNTVQALPSIIEGLKTLGYKFYTIPQMFNFKT; via the coding sequence ATGATCAAATTCGCCATCCTGTCTGTGGTATTTCTGGCTCTGTCCCTTTCTGCCAAAGCCGGCAACTGTGAAATTCCATTTTCCTGGACCGATTGCTCAGTCAGTGAACCTGTCCGTGATTCAGAACCCGGCTGGGTAAGTGAAGAGGAATTCCCTCTGGAAACTGCACTGAAATCGGAAAAATTGCCCTCCCTCAGGCAACGTTTGCCCGGCATATCCATTAAGGGCTTCAAGACAGACATCTATCTCCAGTCGAAAAAATATGCCGGAGTTTTTTACATAGGCCTGGATACAGTGGAAAAGGTTGTAGCCCTGACATTTGACGATGGACCGGACCGCGTCTGCACACCTGAGATTTTGAAAATCCTGAAGAAGTACGATGTCAGGGCTACTTTTTTCCTGATCGGAGAGAACATGGTCGGCAATGGGGAAATCGTGAAACAGATCGCGGGAGAAGGACATTCAATAGGCTGTCATACCTTCAATCATCTTGATTTGAGAAAAGTTTCCCCTGAACTGGCCCTGAAAAATATCCGGAAATGGCAGGACCTGGCTTTGAACATTCTCGGATCCAGACCGGATTTTATCCGTCCTCCTTTTGGAGCAATCACAGACAGGGAGATAGATTTTTTAGGCCGGAAAGGCTATAGAATTATCGGCTGGTCTGTAGACACCTTTGACTGGGATTCACAGCGTAACAGTATCGCCAATATCAAGAGCAGAGTTGACAGGTATATGCACAAAGGAGCAATAATCCTGATGCACAGTTCAGACAGGCGTACGCTGAATACTGTCCAGGCCCTGCCGTCAATCATAGAGGGGTTGAAAACCCTGGGTTATAAATTTTACACAATTCCCCAAATGTTCAACTTTAAAACGTAG
- a CDS encoding type II secretion system protein: protein MQSGLTPKGFTLAGICVAILIVGISARAAFPVYGMIAKNQKEEELKFMLRQFSRAIFLYLEQNKKNPGTLDELFKARLLRQKYVNPFLQVKDPKELKGFEGFRSIMNSKNLIENVSPSLDKKPGFPDFEKYNSWYYKATRKNSIICYTFHGSIADDNRTGTAEITIETGTTF, encoded by the coding sequence GTGCAATCAGGTCTGACACCTAAAGGCTTTACCCTGGCCGGAATCTGTGTGGCAATCCTGATTGTAGGCATCAGCGCCAGAGCGGCATTCCCGGTTTACGGTATGATTGCAAAAAATCAGAAAGAGGAAGAACTGAAATTCATGCTCAGGCAGTTCTCCAGGGCGATTTTCCTCTACCTGGAACAGAACAAAAAAAATCCTGGAACTCTGGATGAACTATTTAAAGCCAGGCTGCTGCGTCAGAAATATGTAAATCCGTTCCTGCAGGTCAAGGATCCCAAAGAACTCAAGGGTTTCGAAGGATTCAGGAGTATCATGAATTCCAAGAACCTGATTGAGAATGTCAGTCCGTCCCTGGACAAGAAACCTGGATTTCCTGATTTCGAGAAGTACAATTCCTGGTATTACAAGGCTACCCGGAAAAATTCCATCATCTGCTACACTTTTCATGGAAGCATTGCTGATGATAACAGAACCGGCACTGCTGAAATCACAATTGAAACCGGCACTACGTTTTAA